Proteins co-encoded in one Bacillus paramycoides genomic window:
- the cydA gene encoding cytochrome ubiquinol oxidase subunit I, producing the protein MDTVTLARAFFGSSLAFHIIFATLGVGLSLMIFISEILYHWKKDSDYAIMAKRWTKAFAILLGVAIPTGTIVGVQISLLWPGFAKIVGQVISVPFQIEIFAFFLEALFMSIYVYAADKLPPFMRLISLFFVMIGATASAVLITSANTWMNTPAGFSMGPDGSVFNVDPWKAFFNPSFGTSAFHVVITAYATGAAVIASIAGFKLLKKNLSEREVAYHKKGLLLGLVVTFITGATMWLSGHESAIALHKHSPEKLASAEALFETTSHAPLSIGGVVDPNTLELNYALEIPNMLSLLVGLDPSTVVKGLNEFPQETWPPFYTHTLFNLMVGTAAFTFAVAAIALLYWYFVYRKKGAELPKWLLWGAAACGPIMMLGIEFGWIFSCSGRQPWTIYGMQRTVDASTRADFVGPLFILFIILYIGLGILTVFVLRTFFKKHPLTNDLHHEGGDSRA; encoded by the coding sequence ATGGATACGGTAACATTAGCAAGAGCATTTTTCGGTTCTTCATTAGCATTCCACATTATCTTTGCAACACTTGGCGTGGGACTTTCATTAATGATTTTTATAAGTGAAATACTCTATCACTGGAAGAAAGATTCCGATTACGCCATCATGGCGAAAAGATGGACGAAAGCGTTCGCCATCCTTCTCGGTGTAGCAATTCCGACTGGAACAATCGTTGGTGTGCAAATCTCACTTCTTTGGCCTGGTTTTGCCAAAATTGTTGGGCAGGTTATTTCTGTTCCCTTTCAAATTGAGATTTTCGCCTTCTTTTTAGAGGCTTTGTTCATGTCCATTTATGTATACGCAGCTGACAAACTACCTCCATTCATGAGATTAATCTCATTATTCTTCGTCATGATTGGTGCCACGGCATCTGCCGTGCTTATTACATCAGCAAATACATGGATGAATACACCAGCGGGCTTTTCAATGGGGCCAGATGGATCCGTTTTCAACGTTGATCCGTGGAAAGCTTTCTTTAATCCGAGTTTTGGCACGAGCGCATTCCATGTTGTGATTACAGCCTACGCAACTGGAGCTGCTGTCATTGCCTCTATCGCTGGATTTAAATTATTAAAGAAAAATTTAAGTGAGCGTGAAGTGGCGTATCATAAAAAAGGACTGCTGTTAGGACTCGTCGTGACATTTATTACAGGGGCTACGATGTGGCTTTCGGGACACGAATCGGCAATTGCCTTACATAAGCATTCCCCTGAAAAACTTGCATCTGCTGAAGCTTTATTTGAAACGACGTCACATGCACCGTTATCAATTGGCGGCGTTGTAGATCCTAACACACTTGAACTAAACTATGCACTAGAAATTCCGAACATGCTTAGCCTACTAGTGGGACTAGACCCTAGCACCGTCGTAAAAGGACTAAATGAATTCCCACAAGAAACATGGCCACCATTTTACACACATACACTATTCAACTTAATGGTCGGCACCGCTGCCTTCACCTTTGCGGTTGCAGCAATTGCCCTCTTATATTGGTACTTTGTTTACCGAAAAAAAGGCGCAGAATTACCGAAGTGGCTTCTTTGGGGAGCGGCCGCATGTGGACCAATTATGATGCTCGGCATTGAATTTGGATGGATTTTTAGTTGTAGCGGTCGCCAACCGTGGACCATTTATGGTATGCAACGTACAGTCGACGCTTCTACACGCGCTGATTTTGTCGGTCCTTTATTTATTCTATTCATCATTTTATATATTGGACTCGGTATTTTAACTGTTTTTGTACTACGGACATTCTTTAAGAAACATCCGCTTACAAATGATTTACATCACGAAGGAGGCGATTCTCGTGCATGA
- a CDS encoding cytochrome d ubiquinol oxidase subunit II: protein MHEESIAIIILWALIFVYSILGSIDFGAGFWGMVYAKHPTLAAKLANRYLSPTWEVTNTFLVFVVVAFLGFFPKAAFTLATVMFVPVMLILILIAIRSTFMVFAYSVPKYQYLLRVISGITGLLIPALLITVLPVTEGAYITMSEGKEVLLYGKLLSSPVIYCYMLFGLTSELFLSSLFLADFAREQGSEDSYRVYRRNAIILGPATLVTAIIALVVMDPETHWLMQGLIKQFPWFTVSIVLFVIGYSSLWWTNKKYDSLGYPRIAVLAVIAQYAFASYAYGVAHLPYIIYPDVTVFTSFTTVETFYALLILYAIGIAILLPGFIFFWNLFLKDRTFLKEK from the coding sequence GTGCATGAGGAAAGTATTGCAATCATCATCTTATGGGCTCTTATTTTCGTTTACAGTATATTAGGGTCCATCGATTTTGGGGCAGGTTTTTGGGGCATGGTATACGCAAAACATCCAACGCTCGCTGCTAAGCTTGCCAACCGATACTTATCACCAACTTGGGAAGTAACAAATACATTTCTTGTCTTTGTCGTTGTCGCTTTTCTCGGTTTCTTTCCGAAAGCCGCTTTCACCCTTGCGACAGTCATGTTCGTACCAGTTATGTTAATTTTAATACTCATTGCAATTCGCAGTACATTCATGGTATTTGCTTACTCTGTACCAAAATATCAGTATCTTCTTCGGGTTATTTCAGGTATTACCGGGCTCTTAATTCCAGCCTTATTAATTACCGTTTTACCCGTTACAGAGGGGGCTTATATTACAATGTCTGAAGGAAAAGAAGTACTCCTGTATGGAAAGCTTCTTTCTAGCCCAGTGATCTACTGTTATATGCTCTTTGGGCTAACTTCGGAACTATTTCTCTCTTCTCTCTTTCTTGCTGATTTTGCGAGAGAGCAAGGTTCAGAAGATTCGTATAGAGTTTATAGAAGAAACGCCATCATCCTTGGTCCTGCAACACTCGTTACGGCGATTATCGCCCTCGTTGTAATGGACCCGGAAACACACTGGCTTATGCAAGGACTCATAAAGCAATTCCCATGGTTTACAGTTTCTATCGTTTTATTCGTTATCGGGTACTCTTCTCTTTGGTGGACAAACAAGAAGTATGACTCACTAGGATACCCTCGTATTGCCGTTTTAGCAGTCATCGCTCAATATGCATTTGCAAGTTACGCTTACGGTGTTGCACATTTACCTTATATTATTTATCCTGATGTAACTGTATTTACAAGCTTTACAACGGTCGAAACATTCTATGCATTGCTTATTCTATATGCAATTGGCATTGCAATTTTATTACCAGGATTTATTTTCTTCTGGAATTTATTCTTGAAGGATCGAACTTTTTTAAAGGAAAAATAA
- a CDS encoding YhgE/Pip domain-containing protein: MKGIQLIFKDWKAMWHHKHGRIALIFLLIVPLIYSGFFLAGYWDPYGKLDKLPVAIVNLDKGAAMDEKTIHAGDDFVKNLKENKELAFHFVSEKHADEGLKEDKYYMVVTIPEDFSQKVSTLMDEKPEPAQLQYKVNPGKNFVAAQIGTTAVENMKTKISNSITKSYTEGVFSKFQELAQGLSDASNGAEKLHEGTTDAKNGANQLADGIHRLSDGTSKVKEGSEKLAASQSALTGGANELNQGANSLHSGMELLTQGEKTLQSGVSELSAGTNEWVNGSEKLAEGQVKADNAANSVKQQLEDYVKSHPEVQQDPAFQKIVATSNGLAKATNTLNNSQQQLTQGAQKLADGQHKIEEGMNTFGVKLNEATTGTKKIADGAANLANGFTKWGSGFTSLQEGVNHLASGGTELNHGADQLTNGLVKLDDGAKELSTKLGDGAEKIADVRNDDARNTMFSEPVQLVKSTVSDVPNYGSGIAPYFLSLAFYVGGIMASNILPLGRRQNMKVSGTVHFINKLGLVYVIGLIQALLVDVVVLGAMKLEVASVPLFILSSIVISFTFMTFILMLVTVFGLVGKFLAVTLLVLQLATSGGTFPGELNIAILSKIGQFLPMSHSLRGLQDVISLGDWSQLQMQILILLCYLVVAGGIAWITSHIQHKETNAEQVS; this comes from the coding sequence ATGAAGGGAATTCAACTTATATTTAAAGATTGGAAAGCGATGTGGCACCATAAACATGGACGTATCGCTTTAATTTTTTTATTAATCGTTCCTTTAATTTATTCAGGATTCTTTTTAGCTGGATACTGGGATCCATATGGGAAATTAGATAAATTACCTGTTGCGATTGTAAATTTAGATAAGGGTGCTGCGATGGATGAAAAAACAATTCATGCAGGAGACGATTTTGTAAAAAATTTAAAAGAGAATAAGGAACTAGCTTTTCATTTCGTATCAGAAAAACATGCTGATGAAGGGTTGAAAGAAGATAAGTATTATATGGTTGTTACGATTCCAGAGGATTTCTCTCAAAAGGTAAGTACACTTATGGATGAGAAACCAGAGCCAGCGCAGCTTCAGTACAAAGTAAATCCGGGTAAAAACTTTGTAGCAGCTCAAATTGGAACGACAGCTGTTGAAAATATGAAAACAAAAATTTCAAATAGTATTACGAAATCTTATACAGAAGGTGTCTTTTCAAAGTTTCAAGAATTAGCACAAGGATTGAGTGATGCAAGTAATGGGGCTGAGAAGTTACATGAAGGAACGACAGATGCAAAAAATGGGGCGAATCAGCTTGCAGATGGTATTCATCGTTTAAGTGACGGAACATCAAAAGTGAAAGAGGGAAGTGAAAAACTTGCTGCTAGCCAATCAGCCTTAACTGGCGGAGCAAACGAGCTAAACCAAGGAGCAAACTCGCTTCATAGCGGGATGGAGTTATTGACGCAAGGTGAAAAAACTTTGCAATCAGGGGTTAGTGAATTAAGTGCGGGTACAAATGAATGGGTGAACGGAAGTGAGAAACTTGCTGAGGGGCAAGTGAAAGCGGACAATGCAGCAAATAGTGTAAAGCAACAATTAGAAGATTACGTGAAAAGTCATCCAGAAGTGCAGCAAGACCCTGCTTTTCAAAAAATCGTTGCTACTTCTAATGGATTAGCTAAAGCAACAAATACTTTAAATAATAGCCAACAACAATTGACACAAGGTGCGCAGAAGCTTGCGGATGGTCAGCATAAGATTGAAGAAGGCATGAATACATTTGGAGTTAAGTTAAATGAGGCTACTACTGGAACGAAAAAGATTGCAGATGGTGCTGCGAATTTAGCTAATGGATTTACGAAGTGGGGAAGTGGATTTACATCATTACAAGAAGGTGTAAATCACCTTGCGAGTGGCGGAACAGAGCTAAATCATGGTGCTGATCAGTTAACGAACGGACTTGTTAAACTTGACGATGGTGCGAAGGAACTTTCTACGAAATTGGGAGATGGAGCAGAGAAGATAGCGGATGTTCGCAATGATGATGCACGCAATACGATGTTCTCAGAGCCAGTTCAATTAGTGAAGTCGACAGTTTCTGATGTACCTAATTACGGTTCAGGTATTGCACCATATTTCTTATCACTTGCATTTTATGTTGGCGGAATTATGGCATCGAATATTTTACCTCTTGGCCGTAGACAAAATATGAAGGTAAGCGGAACGGTACATTTTATTAATAAACTAGGATTGGTATATGTAATTGGACTTATTCAAGCATTACTAGTAGATGTGGTTGTGCTAGGAGCTATGAAATTAGAAGTTGCAAGTGTGCCACTCTTTATTTTATCAAGTATTGTTATTTCCTTTACGTTCATGACATTTATTCTCATGTTAGTAACGGTATTTGGTCTTGTTGGAAAGTTCTTAGCGGTAACACTTCTCGTCTTGCAATTAGCGACGAGCGGTGGTACTTTCCCAGGAGAATTAAATATAGCTATTCTTAGCAAGATTGGACAATTTCTCCCAATGTCCCATTCTCTTAGAGGGCTACAAGATGTGATTTCTTTAGGAGATTGGTCGCAATTACAAATGCAAATTTTAATATTATTATGCTATCTCGTTGTTGCCGGCGGAATTGCTTGGATCACGAGTCATATACAGCATAAGGAAACGAATGCAGAACAAGTTTCTTAA
- a CDS encoding VOC family protein: MINQIGQIMLYVNNQDETVKFWTEKVGFQIIAEENNGKGFRWIEIAPTKDAGTSIVLHDKALIAKMQPELNLHTPSLMFFSNNLDQLYKDLSEKNVTVGQVVDLPTGRAFNFADNENNYFAVMERK; this comes from the coding sequence ATGATTAATCAAATTGGACAAATTATGTTATATGTAAATAACCAAGACGAAACAGTGAAATTTTGGACAGAAAAAGTAGGATTCCAAATCATCGCTGAAGAAAATAACGGAAAAGGATTTCGCTGGATTGAAATCGCTCCAACGAAAGATGCAGGCACAAGCATCGTCCTTCACGATAAAGCGTTAATTGCGAAGATGCAACCTGAATTAAACTTACATACGCCTTCACTTATGTTCTTCTCTAATAACTTAGATCAACTGTATAAAGATCTTTCTGAGAAAAACGTTACAGTTGGACAAGTTGTAGATTTACCTACAGGTAGAGCATTCAACTTTGCTGATAACGAAAATAATTATTTTGCGGTAATGGAACGCAAATAA
- a CDS encoding acyltransferase produces the protein MTQSAPEFKVLQSIAFLAVVLQSSLLYTMNQGNVLLEQSLIMGMLFNLAKFSAPAFIFIVGFHLIRQYTKQLAYTEYLYEKAAHLLIPYFFWSILYLLTTNDMITLQSGIKSLLLGTAAPHLWYVIMMFQIHLLFPLLCTLFYWFQKRTENKKDIYKYMTIFACLYFLLMWYSSHYIFNGEKLTSSTILHYTDRSFFFYSFYFVMGGIAAVALKAWRTFVIKHIPLITILFFILFLFINYELFSFHGANSIHLTVSTYLKPSMFIYIVCEIIILYVLSITIVQRRGFLYKALRFIGNYTYGAYLAHFFFLQLCTKFLSLFTLQENTILYSLLLFTITATISISAMVICSTLPLHTWITGPSPTTNAKWAKIVLRKNHEKVFKPYL, from the coding sequence ATGACTCAAAGCGCACCAGAATTTAAAGTTTTGCAAAGCATTGCATTCCTCGCTGTCGTTTTGCAAAGTTCCTTATTATATACAATGAATCAAGGAAATGTTTTACTTGAGCAATCCCTCATTATGGGCATGCTATTTAACCTTGCAAAATTTTCAGCACCTGCATTCATATTTATCGTCGGCTTTCACTTAATTCGGCAATATACGAAGCAACTAGCCTACACAGAATATCTTTATGAAAAAGCCGCACATTTACTCATTCCTTATTTCTTCTGGTCTATTCTTTACTTATTAACAACAAACGATATGATTACACTACAAAGCGGAATAAAAAGTTTATTACTCGGAACAGCAGCACCCCATCTTTGGTACGTAATTATGATGTTCCAAATTCACTTATTGTTCCCTTTACTATGCACACTATTTTATTGGTTTCAAAAACGAACAGAAAATAAAAAAGACATATATAAATATATGACCATCTTTGCTTGTTTATATTTTCTCTTAATGTGGTATTCTTCTCACTACATTTTTAATGGAGAGAAATTGACTAGCTCAACTATTTTACATTATACAGACCGTTCCTTCTTCTTCTACTCATTCTATTTCGTCATGGGAGGAATCGCTGCTGTCGCACTAAAAGCGTGGCGTACATTTGTCATAAAACATATCCCGCTTATTACAATATTATTTTTTATCTTATTTTTATTCATCAATTATGAGTTATTTAGTTTTCACGGAGCAAACTCTATTCATTTAACCGTTTCGACTTATTTAAAACCGTCTATGTTTATATATATCGTATGCGAGATTATTATACTTTACGTGCTGTCTATTACAATCGTACAGCGACGCGGTTTCTTATATAAAGCTTTACGCTTTATCGGGAATTACACATATGGTGCTTATTTAGCTCACTTTTTCTTCTTGCAACTATGTACAAAATTTCTTTCTTTATTCACACTACAAGAAAACACAATATTATATAGCCTATTATTATTTACAATAACAGCCACAATCTCAATTTCAGCAATGGTCATTTGCAGTACACTACCACTTCATACGTGGATTACAGGCCCTTCTCCTACGACGAATGCAAAATGGGCGAAAATTGTACTTCGGAAAAATCATGAAAAAGTATTCAAACCATATCTTTGA
- a CDS encoding arsenic transporter: MSIEIWITIIVFFLTMIVIFWRPRGLNEAWPAAIGAGIILITGLVSRPDVIDIISKIGGASITILATIVMAVILESFGFFHWSAAKLANLAKGSGRRLYWYIQLLCFLMTLLFNNDGSILITTPILILLLKNLQLKPHQQIPYLLSGALIATASSAPIGVSNIVNLIALNIVNMTLYMHTAMMFVPATLGLLFMSWLMYTVLKKKLPKKLPVSSYDIEEIFFTKNFHPLKGKNSVDTKQKRTRFMLKVLGFVFLMRCLLFVASFLSIPIEIVAVLGSLILLIWRWYYLRTNPVDILKKTPWHILIFAFSMYVIIYGLHNAGLTAALVNWLEPVVSQHLLYASFAMGGLVSLLSNVFNNHPALMIGTITLTEMGLDPITLKTIYLANIIGSDIGSLLLPIGTLASLIWMYILKQNKIKVKWKDYLSVSLIVIPLTTVVTLFLLFYWVHLFFAL; this comes from the coding sequence ATGAGCATTGAAATATGGATTACTATTATTGTATTCTTCTTAACGATGATTGTTATCTTTTGGCGACCCCGTGGTTTAAATGAGGCGTGGCCGGCAGCAATTGGCGCTGGCATTATCTTGATTACTGGACTTGTATCAAGACCAGACGTCATAGACATTATTAGTAAAATTGGCGGTGCCTCTATAACAATATTAGCGACCATCGTTATGGCAGTTATATTAGAAAGCTTTGGCTTCTTCCACTGGTCCGCAGCGAAACTTGCAAACTTAGCAAAAGGCTCTGGTCGCCGTTTATACTGGTATATTCAATTATTATGTTTTCTTATGACTCTTTTATTTAATAATGACGGTAGTATTTTAATTACAACTCCAATCTTAATTCTTCTTCTAAAAAACCTTCAATTAAAACCGCATCAACAAATCCCCTATTTATTAAGCGGTGCTTTAATCGCTACTGCATCTAGTGCACCAATTGGTGTAAGTAATATCGTAAACTTAATTGCATTAAATATCGTGAATATGACTCTTTATATGCATACTGCTATGATGTTTGTACCTGCAACATTAGGACTATTGTTTATGTCATGGCTTATGTATACAGTGTTAAAGAAAAAGCTACCAAAAAAATTACCTGTTTCTTCATATGATATCGAAGAAATATTCTTCACAAAAAACTTCCATCCGTTAAAAGGAAAAAATTCAGTTGATACGAAACAAAAACGGACAAGATTCATGCTAAAAGTATTAGGCTTCGTCTTCCTTATGCGCTGTCTTCTATTCGTTGCATCCTTCTTATCCATCCCAATTGAAATTGTTGCCGTACTCGGTTCACTCATTCTTCTCATCTGGAGATGGTACTACTTACGAACGAATCCTGTCGACATTTTGAAAAAGACACCGTGGCACATTTTAATTTTCGCTTTCTCTATGTATGTCATTATTTACGGGCTTCATAATGCAGGATTAACAGCGGCGCTTGTAAATTGGCTTGAGCCAGTGGTAAGTCAACATCTACTCTATGCTAGCTTTGCAATGGGCGGACTTGTCTCCCTCCTCTCCAACGTCTTCAACAATCACCCTGCACTTATGATTGGGACAATCACATTAACAGAAATGGGACTAGATCCAATCACTTTAAAAACGATCTATCTCGCAAACATTATTGGTAGTGACATCGGTTCACTATTATTACCAATCGGTACGCTAGCTTCCCTCATATGGATGTATATCCTGAAACAAAACAAAATTAAAGTAAAATGGAAAGACTATTTAAGTGTATCCCTTATCGTTATTCCACTCACAACAGTCGTCACATTATTCCTCTTATTCTACTGGGTACATCTCTTCTTCGCCTTATAA
- a CDS encoding transcriptional regulator, which yields MRKRLYIGVGVVLLIALGGIVFWSAIQGNRTEHFILRHMVNENGTLATYRLADTKAGTGEAKGREALSESAGLWLQYTLDKDDQALFDEQVKVIQNNFVHKDQIVIWKISEKGEIQSATNALIDDLRIIEQLYRAYEMYKEERYKTLADQLSDAVIRYNKKGNYYVDYYDADAGKQNNFATTSYLNPHAFSYMKKYGKVSAQQYQEVVQLLADYPRHGWAFPKEYKEDGTFTYDKEVNLIDQSYVAYHRSLGGLSSDAYLEFIKKKFQEDGKLYGRYNLETGKQTVNYESPAAYGLTIMYVLQTGDTKFAKELYDHMVTFRNDNVFSRYYGGYVTGENNNTHIFDNVLPLLAEMELEKSKK from the coding sequence TTGAGGAAACGTTTATATATAGGGGTTGGAGTTGTTCTCTTAATCGCTTTAGGTGGAATTGTATTTTGGTCAGCTATACAAGGAAACCGTACAGAACATTTTATTTTAAGACATATGGTGAATGAAAATGGGACGCTTGCTACATATCGTTTAGCGGATACAAAGGCAGGCACGGGTGAAGCGAAGGGCCGTGAAGCTTTATCGGAATCGGCAGGGCTATGGCTACAATATACACTCGATAAAGACGATCAAGCGTTATTCGATGAACAAGTTAAGGTTATTCAAAATAACTTTGTACATAAGGATCAAATCGTTATATGGAAAATCTCTGAAAAGGGAGAAATACAGTCTGCTACCAATGCACTTATAGATGATCTTCGTATTATAGAACAATTATATCGTGCTTATGAAATGTATAAGGAAGAGCGTTATAAAACCTTGGCAGATCAATTGAGCGATGCTGTAATTCGTTATAATAAGAAAGGTAATTATTACGTTGATTATTATGATGCAGATGCAGGAAAACAAAATAACTTTGCAACTACATCATACTTAAATCCGCACGCATTCTCTTATATGAAGAAGTACGGTAAAGTTTCTGCTCAGCAATATCAGGAAGTCGTTCAATTGTTAGCGGATTACCCAAGGCATGGCTGGGCATTCCCGAAAGAGTATAAAGAAGATGGTACATTTACGTACGATAAAGAAGTGAATTTAATTGATCAATCATACGTTGCCTATCACCGGAGTCTAGGTGGACTTTCATCAGATGCTTACTTGGAATTTATAAAGAAGAAATTTCAGGAGGATGGAAAGCTATACGGCCGTTACAATTTAGAAACGGGAAAACAAACTGTGAATTATGAATCACCAGCGGCTTACGGATTAACGATTATGTACGTACTACAAACAGGTGATACAAAGTTTGCAAAGGAACTATATGATCATATGGTTACATTTCGAAATGATAATGTATTTAGTAGATATTACGGTGGATACGTAACGGGCGAAAATAATAATACGCATATTTTCGATAACGTATTGCCACTTTTAGCGGAAATGGAATTGGAGAAGAGTAAGAAATAG
- a CDS encoding LysR family transcriptional regulator, producing the protein MELLQLKYFQTVARLEHMTKAAEELHIAQPSLSKTIARLEKDLGVPLFDRQGRQITLNSFGKVFLKRVERIFHELSEGEREIKDLAELQQSSITLAVSIPRILPELLGSFLLEHPNVRFQQFLASTPSMKRQLDNIEIDFCISSVPIEGEEIMWEPLITEEIFLVVPSGHRLSGRDSIHLHEVKDEPFISMNTGYGFRHLTDEFCKKAGFTPHIAFEVDEPTVISDLIKQGLGIAFVPSLTLLKNSTLALNKLRIIEPNCERTIGLSWSKKRYLSKTAQQFREFVIDYFSNIRT; encoded by the coding sequence ATGGAACTTCTTCAACTAAAATACTTTCAGACAGTCGCACGATTAGAACATATGACAAAAGCGGCTGAGGAATTGCATATCGCACAACCATCGCTCAGTAAAACAATCGCTAGATTAGAAAAAGACTTAGGCGTCCCGCTATTTGATCGCCAAGGTCGACAGATTACATTAAACTCTTTTGGGAAAGTATTTTTAAAACGAGTAGAGCGCATTTTTCATGAATTAAGTGAAGGTGAACGAGAAATTAAAGATTTAGCTGAATTACAACAAAGCTCTATTACACTGGCAGTTTCTATTCCGAGAATATTACCAGAACTACTCGGTTCTTTTTTACTAGAACATCCTAACGTTCGTTTCCAACAGTTTCTCGCATCTACTCCTTCTATGAAACGACAACTAGATAATATAGAAATTGATTTTTGCATTTCTTCTGTGCCAATTGAAGGCGAGGAAATTATGTGGGAACCACTTATTACAGAAGAAATTTTCTTAGTCGTCCCTTCAGGTCATCGTTTATCAGGACGCGACAGTATTCATCTGCATGAAGTAAAAGACGAACCATTTATTAGTATGAACACTGGTTACGGATTTCGGCACTTAACAGATGAATTTTGCAAGAAAGCTGGTTTCACTCCGCATATCGCTTTTGAAGTAGATGAACCAACCGTAATTAGCGACCTTATTAAGCAAGGTCTCGGCATCGCTTTCGTCCCAAGTTTAACTTTATTAAAAAATTCTACTTTAGCATTAAATAAGTTACGTATTATTGAACCGAATTGCGAGCGAACTATCGGCTTAAGTTGGTCGAAAAAACGCTATTTATCAAAAACTGCTCAGCAATTTCGTGAATTCGTGATTGACTACTTCTCTAATATTAGGACGTAA